A genomic stretch from Microtus pennsylvanicus isolate mMicPen1 chromosome 11, mMicPen1.hap1, whole genome shotgun sequence includes:
- the Slc35g6 gene encoding LOW QUALITY PROTEIN: solute carrier family 35 member G6 (The sequence of the model RefSeq protein was modified relative to this genomic sequence to represent the inferred CDS: deleted 1 base in 1 codon) encodes MAGALKGTPGGEEEVRKETDASHPYFNLPDFTQPSPPSTPDSFLSNSQHRCGPSDATKGLLVALLGGGLSAGFVGPFSRMAYQTSHLPSMELLIFRCLFHLPIALLLKFRGDPLLGPPDVRVRAFLHAMLNVLSIGCAYSAVQVVPAGNAVTIRKGSSTVFSALLALCLESQGLNGYAWCGLLGSTLGLIIIVGPGLGTLQEGTTGLYTALGYVLAFLGGLALSLGLQVYRSLHFPSSLPTVTFLFGLVGLMISVPGLFVLQTPVLPQDPLSWSCVVAVGLLALVSFVCVSYAVTKAHPALVCAVLHSEVVVALMLQYYVLCETVTPSDIMGAGVVLGSIAIITVQNLSCEKDSCEKDGQMEE; translated from the exons ATGGCTGGAGCTCTGAAGGGGAccccaggaggagaggaggaagtccGAAAAGAGACG GATGCCAGCCATCCCTATTTCAACTTACCTGACTTCACCCAGCCATCACCGCCCTCCACTCCAGACAGCTTCCTCTCGAACTCTCAA CATCGCTGCGGGCCCTCTGATGCCACCAAGGGCCTGCTTGTGGCCCTGCTGGGTGGAGGCCTGTCTGCTGGCTTCGTGGGCCCATTCTCCCGTATGGCTTACCAGACCTCCCATTTGCCCTCGATGGAGCTGCTCATCTTTCGATGCCTCTTCCACCTCCCCATTGCCTTGTTACTTAAGTTTCGTGGTGATCCGCTGCTAGGACCTCCTGATGTCCGGGTCCGGGCCTTCCTTCACGCCATGCTCAACGTGCTCAGCATTGGATGTGCTTACAGCGCGGTGCAGGTGGTGCCTGCTGGCAATGCAGTCACTATTCGCAAAGGCTCTTCCACCGTGTTCTCTGCCCTCCTAGCGCTCTGCCTGGAGAGCCAAGGTCTCAATGGCTACGCCTGGTGTGGCCTGTTAGGCAGCACCCTTGGACTAATCATCATCGTGGGACCTGGACTAGGCACATTGCAAGAGGGGACCACAGGCCTCTACACAGCCCTGGGCTACGTACTGGCTTTCCTGGGAGGTCTGGCACTGTCACTGGGGCTACAGGTTTACCGCTCTCTACACTTCCCCTCCAGCCTACCAACAGTGACCTTCCTATTTGGCCTGGTGGGGTTAATGATCTCTGTACCAGGCCTCTTTGTGCTGCAGACACCTGTGCTACCCCAAGACCCTCTGAGCTGGAGCTGTGTGGTGGCAGTGGGGCTCCTTGCGTtggtttcctttgtgtgtgtgagctatGCAGTCACCAAGGCCCACCCTGCCCTGGTATGTGCTGTCCTGCACTCTGAGGTGGTGGTGGCCCTGATGTTGCAGTACTACGTGCTCTGTGAGACCGTGACACCTTCTGACATCATGGGAGCGGGGGTTGTGCTGGGCAGCATTGCCATCATCACTGTCCAGAACCTCAGCTGTGAGAAGGACAGCTGTGAGAAGGACGGGCAGATGGAGGAGTGA
- the Chrnb1 gene encoding acetylcholine receptor subunit beta isoform X1 translates to MTFGALLLLLGVLGAPLAPGARGSEAEGRLLEKLFSDYDNSVRPAREVGDRVGVSIGLTLAQLISLNEKDEEMSTKVYLDLEWTDYRLSWDPAEHDGIDSLGITAESVWLPDVVLMNNNDGNFDIALDINVVVSSEGSVRWQPPGLYRSSCSIQVTYFPFDWQNCTMVFSSYSYDSSEVSLKTGLGPDGQERQEIYIHEGTFIENGQWEIIHKPSRLIQLPGNPRGGKEGHREEVIFYLIIRRKPLFYLVNVIAPCVLITLLAIFVFYLPPDAGEKMGLSIFALLTLTVFLLLLADKVPETSLAVPIIIKYLMFTMILVTFSVILSVVVLNLHHRSPHTHQMPFWVRQIFIHKLPPYLGLKRPKPERDQLPEPHHSFPPRSGWDRGTDEYFIRKPPSDFLFPKLNRFQPELSAPDLRRFIDGPTRTVGLPQELREVISSISYIARQLQEQEDHDALKEDWQFVAMVVDRLFLWTFIVFTSVGTLVIFLDATYHLPPPEPFP, encoded by the exons ATGACCTTTGGGgcgctgctgctgcttctggggGTGCTCGGGGCACCCCTCGCCCCAG GCGCCCGCGGCTCGGAAGCCGAAGGCCGACTGCTTGAGAAACTTTTCTCGGACTACGATAACTCGGTGCGGCCGGCGCGGGAGGTGGGAGACCGCGTCGGGGTCAGCATCGGCCTCACCCTGGCGCAGCTCATCAGCCTG AACGAGAAGGATGAAGAAATGAGCACAAAGGTGTACTTAGACCTG GAGTGGACAGACTACAGGTTAAGCTGGGATCCTGCAGAACATGATGGCATCGACTCTCTTGGCATCACCGCTGAATCGGTGTGGCTCCCTGATGTGGTGCTAATGAACAA CAATGACGGAAATTTTGACATTGCTCTGGACATTAACGTCGTGGTATCCTCCGAGGGCTCTGTGCGCTGGCAACCCCCTGGCTTGTATCGCAGCAGCTGCAGCATCCAG GTCACCTACTTCCCCTTTGACTGGCAGAATTGCACCATGGTCTTTAGTTCCTACAGCTATGACAgctctgaggtcagcctgaagACAGGCCTGGGTCCTGACGGGCAGGAGAGGCAGGAAATCTACATTCATGAAGGGACCTTCATTG AGAATGGCCAATGGGAGATTATCCACAAACCTTCTAGGTTAATCCAACTTCCAGGGAATCctagaggagggaaggaaggacatcGCGAGGAAGTTATCTTCTATCTCATTATTCGGCGGAAGCCCCTCTTCTACTTGGTCAACGTCATTGCCCCGTGTGTCCTCATCACTCTCCTGGCCATCTTTGTCTTCTACCTCCCGCCAGACGCAG gagAGAAGATGGGGCTTTCCATCTTTGCCCTGCTGACCCTTACTGTattcctgctgctgctggcagACAAAGTGCCCGAGACCTCCCTGGCAGTCCCCATCATTATCAAGTATCTCATGTTTACCATGATCCTCGTTACTTTCTCAGTCATCCTTAGCGTTGTGGTCCTCAACTTGCACCATCGCTCACCCCACACCCACCAAATGCCCTTTTGGGTCCGCCAG ATCTTCATTCACAAGCTCCCGCCATatctgggtctgaaaaggcccaAACCCGAAAGAGACCAACTGCCCGAACCACACCACTCTTTTCCTCCAAGAAGTGGCTGGGACCGAGGAACTGATGAATATTTCATCCGGAAGCCTCcaagtgattttctttttccgAAACTTAACAG GTTTCAGCCTGAATTATCTGCCCCGGACCTGCGACGATTTATCGATGGCCCAACCCGTACTGTAGGTCTGCCTCAGGAGCTACGCGAGGTCATTTCTTCAATCAGCTACATAGCCCGACAGCTGCAGGAACAGGAGGACCACGACGCA CTGAAGGAGGACTGGCAGTTTGTGGCTATGGTTGTGGATCGTCTTTTCCTCTGGACATTCATCGTCTTCACAAGCGTCGGGACCCTGGTCATTTTCTTAGATGCCACGTACCATTTGCCCCCTCCTGAACCTTTTCCTTGA
- the Chrnb1 gene encoding acetylcholine receptor subunit beta isoform X3 yields the protein MTFGALLLLLGVLGAPLAPGARGSEAEGRLLEKLFSDYDNSVRPAREVGDRVGVSIGLTLAQLISLVTYFPFDWQNCTMVFSSYSYDSSEVSLKTGLGPDGQERQEIYIHEGTFIENGQWEIIHKPSRLIQLPGNPRGGKEGHREEVIFYLIIRRKPLFYLVNVIAPCVLITLLAIFVFYLPPDAGEKMGLSIFALLTLTVFLLLLADKVPETSLAVPIIIKYLMFTMILVTFSVILSVVVLNLHHRSPHTHQMPFWVRQIFIHKLPPYLGLKRPKPERDQLPEPHHSFPPRSGWDRGTDEYFIRKPPSDFLFPKLNRFQPELSAPDLRRFIDGPTRTVGLPQELREVISSISYIARQLQEQEDHDALKEDWQFVAMVVDRLFLWTFIVFTSVGTLVIFLDATYHLPPPEPFP from the exons ATGACCTTTGGGgcgctgctgctgcttctggggGTGCTCGGGGCACCCCTCGCCCCAG GCGCCCGCGGCTCGGAAGCCGAAGGCCGACTGCTTGAGAAACTTTTCTCGGACTACGATAACTCGGTGCGGCCGGCGCGGGAGGTGGGAGACCGCGTCGGGGTCAGCATCGGCCTCACCCTGGCGCAGCTCATCAGCCTG GTCACCTACTTCCCCTTTGACTGGCAGAATTGCACCATGGTCTTTAGTTCCTACAGCTATGACAgctctgaggtcagcctgaagACAGGCCTGGGTCCTGACGGGCAGGAGAGGCAGGAAATCTACATTCATGAAGGGACCTTCATTG AGAATGGCCAATGGGAGATTATCCACAAACCTTCTAGGTTAATCCAACTTCCAGGGAATCctagaggagggaaggaaggacatcGCGAGGAAGTTATCTTCTATCTCATTATTCGGCGGAAGCCCCTCTTCTACTTGGTCAACGTCATTGCCCCGTGTGTCCTCATCACTCTCCTGGCCATCTTTGTCTTCTACCTCCCGCCAGACGCAG gagAGAAGATGGGGCTTTCCATCTTTGCCCTGCTGACCCTTACTGTattcctgctgctgctggcagACAAAGTGCCCGAGACCTCCCTGGCAGTCCCCATCATTATCAAGTATCTCATGTTTACCATGATCCTCGTTACTTTCTCAGTCATCCTTAGCGTTGTGGTCCTCAACTTGCACCATCGCTCACCCCACACCCACCAAATGCCCTTTTGGGTCCGCCAG ATCTTCATTCACAAGCTCCCGCCATatctgggtctgaaaaggcccaAACCCGAAAGAGACCAACTGCCCGAACCACACCACTCTTTTCCTCCAAGAAGTGGCTGGGACCGAGGAACTGATGAATATTTCATCCGGAAGCCTCcaagtgattttctttttccgAAACTTAACAG GTTTCAGCCTGAATTATCTGCCCCGGACCTGCGACGATTTATCGATGGCCCAACCCGTACTGTAGGTCTGCCTCAGGAGCTACGCGAGGTCATTTCTTCAATCAGCTACATAGCCCGACAGCTGCAGGAACAGGAGGACCACGACGCA CTGAAGGAGGACTGGCAGTTTGTGGCTATGGTTGTGGATCGTCTTTTCCTCTGGACATTCATCGTCTTCACAAGCGTCGGGACCCTGGTCATTTTCTTAGATGCCACGTACCATTTGCCCCCTCCTGAACCTTTTCCTTGA
- the Chrnb1 gene encoding acetylcholine receptor subunit beta isoform X2, whose translation MTFGALLLLLGVLGAPLAPGARGSEAEGRLLEKLFSDYDNSVRPAREVGDRVGVSIGLTLAQLISLNEKDEEMSTKVYLDLVTYFPFDWQNCTMVFSSYSYDSSEVSLKTGLGPDGQERQEIYIHEGTFIENGQWEIIHKPSRLIQLPGNPRGGKEGHREEVIFYLIIRRKPLFYLVNVIAPCVLITLLAIFVFYLPPDAGEKMGLSIFALLTLTVFLLLLADKVPETSLAVPIIIKYLMFTMILVTFSVILSVVVLNLHHRSPHTHQMPFWVRQIFIHKLPPYLGLKRPKPERDQLPEPHHSFPPRSGWDRGTDEYFIRKPPSDFLFPKLNRFQPELSAPDLRRFIDGPTRTVGLPQELREVISSISYIARQLQEQEDHDALKEDWQFVAMVVDRLFLWTFIVFTSVGTLVIFLDATYHLPPPEPFP comes from the exons ATGACCTTTGGGgcgctgctgctgcttctggggGTGCTCGGGGCACCCCTCGCCCCAG GCGCCCGCGGCTCGGAAGCCGAAGGCCGACTGCTTGAGAAACTTTTCTCGGACTACGATAACTCGGTGCGGCCGGCGCGGGAGGTGGGAGACCGCGTCGGGGTCAGCATCGGCCTCACCCTGGCGCAGCTCATCAGCCTG AACGAGAAGGATGAAGAAATGAGCACAAAGGTGTACTTAGACCTG GTCACCTACTTCCCCTTTGACTGGCAGAATTGCACCATGGTCTTTAGTTCCTACAGCTATGACAgctctgaggtcagcctgaagACAGGCCTGGGTCCTGACGGGCAGGAGAGGCAGGAAATCTACATTCATGAAGGGACCTTCATTG AGAATGGCCAATGGGAGATTATCCACAAACCTTCTAGGTTAATCCAACTTCCAGGGAATCctagaggagggaaggaaggacatcGCGAGGAAGTTATCTTCTATCTCATTATTCGGCGGAAGCCCCTCTTCTACTTGGTCAACGTCATTGCCCCGTGTGTCCTCATCACTCTCCTGGCCATCTTTGTCTTCTACCTCCCGCCAGACGCAG gagAGAAGATGGGGCTTTCCATCTTTGCCCTGCTGACCCTTACTGTattcctgctgctgctggcagACAAAGTGCCCGAGACCTCCCTGGCAGTCCCCATCATTATCAAGTATCTCATGTTTACCATGATCCTCGTTACTTTCTCAGTCATCCTTAGCGTTGTGGTCCTCAACTTGCACCATCGCTCACCCCACACCCACCAAATGCCCTTTTGGGTCCGCCAG ATCTTCATTCACAAGCTCCCGCCATatctgggtctgaaaaggcccaAACCCGAAAGAGACCAACTGCCCGAACCACACCACTCTTTTCCTCCAAGAAGTGGCTGGGACCGAGGAACTGATGAATATTTCATCCGGAAGCCTCcaagtgattttctttttccgAAACTTAACAG GTTTCAGCCTGAATTATCTGCCCCGGACCTGCGACGATTTATCGATGGCCCAACCCGTACTGTAGGTCTGCCTCAGGAGCTACGCGAGGTCATTTCTTCAATCAGCTACATAGCCCGACAGCTGCAGGAACAGGAGGACCACGACGCA CTGAAGGAGGACTGGCAGTTTGTGGCTATGGTTGTGGATCGTCTTTTCCTCTGGACATTCATCGTCTTCACAAGCGTCGGGACCCTGGTCATTTTCTTAGATGCCACGTACCATTTGCCCCCTCCTGAACCTTTTCCTTGA
- the Zbtb4 gene encoding zinc finger and BTB domain-containing protein 4 produces MPPPAEVTDPSHAPAVLHQLNEQRLRGLFCDVTLIAGDTKFPAHRSVLAASSPFFRDALLASAPLPLPPVTGGSAPSPATTAAASSSSSSPPPASPHSSTPPRVLELPGVPAAAFSDVLNFIYSARLALPGGGGDGASVAEIGALGRRLGISRLQGLGEGGDTWVPPAPPLVSSQPEEHGLGPGPGADGRWEGNKAEAQAPDAQPSLSRRPFLCPRCGKSFIHPKRLQTHEAQCRRGSNPQGSAGLGAGAPGPGGPAGVDASTLPAPVGFRDGPEHVVKVVGGHVLYVCAACERSYVTLSSLKRHSNVHSWRRKYPCRYCEKVFALAEYRTKHEVWHTGERRYQCIFCWETFVTYYNLKTHQRAFHGISPGLLASEKTPNGGYKPKLNTLKLYRLLPMRAAKRPYKTYSQGAPEAPPSPSLHTPIPAAMPASPPLLPPPAPEPGPPPSVITFAHPAPSVIVHGSSSSGGAGGGPASTGGSQAASVITYTTPPRPPKKREYPPPPPEPAATPTSPATAAGPGSATEEAKGRNLRAGRTLTYTAKPVGGVSGSGGSPTGTGRGSSQLQAPPPLCQITVRIGEEAIVKRRISETDLRPGELSGEDVEESEEEEEDEDEEEEDQEESKAGGEDQLWRPYYSYKPKRKAGATVGGLSGVSGLPRGGRRPPRWKQKLDRRAWEETPSVEAPGGRARGDRRHRCGDCAQTFATLRKLRKHQEAHNGGSHGSRTGRRSSTRFTCPHCAKVCKTAAALNRHGQRHAVERPGGTPTPVIAYSKGSIGTRPTEIKEEAPQEMQVSSSSGEAGSAAAAAAAPETASLQDPVISGGEEPPVAGGGNYVYPPVQEFPLALIGGSREPCGGRGKPGNEGPVGASEGDRVEGLGTARVTFYPEPYPLVYGPQLLAAYPYNFSNLAALPVALNMVLPDEKGGGALPFLPGVFGYAVNPQAAPLTPPTPPPPTLPLPVPPKGIGEPAGVERTQKGDVG; encoded by the exons ATGCCACCCCCTGCAGAGGTGACGGATCCGTCCCATGCCCCTGCTGTCCTGCATCAGCTCAATGAGCAGCGGCTCCGTGGCCTCTTCTGTGATGTCACCCTCATAGCTGGAGACACCAAGTTCCCTGCTCACCGCAGCGTCCTGGCTGCCTCTAGTCCCTTCTTCCGAGATGCCCTATTAGCTTCAGCTCCACTGCCCCTCCCACCGGTCACTGGTGGCTCAGCTCCCAGTCCTGCAACCACCGcagctgcctcttcctcttcctcctctccccctccagccTCTCCTCATTCTTCAACTCCTCCACGGGTCCTAGAGCTGCCCGGTGTCCCGGCAGCTGCCTTTTCTGATGTCCTCAACTTCATCTATAGTGCCCGGCTTGCACTCCCTGGTGGGGGCGGGGATGGGGCATCTGTGGCCGAGATTGGAGCTCTGGGGCGGCGGCTGGGTATCTCCCGCCTACAGGGACTTGGGGAAGGAGGCGATACGTGGGTACCTCCTGCTCCTCCCCTGGTCTCCTCACAGCCTGAGGAGCATGGTTTAGGGCCAGGACCTGGAGCCGATGGCCGGTGGGAGGGTAACAAAGCTGAGGCCCAGGCTCCTGACGCACAGCCCTCCTTGTCCCGGAGGCCCTTTCTCTGCCCTCGATGTGGAAAAAGCTTCATCCATCCCAAGCGGCTGCAGACACACGAGGCCCAGTGTCGACGGGGGTCCAACCCTCAGGGGTCTGCAGGCCTAGGAGCTGGGGCCCCTGGCCCTGGAGGGCCTGCAGGAGTGGATGCCTCAACCCTGCCAGCACCAGTGGGCTTCAGAGATGGCCCTGAGCATGTGGTGAAGGTGGTGGGCGGCCATGTGCTCTATGTGTGTGCGGCCTGCGAGCGTTCCTACGTGACCCTGTCCAGCCTGAAACGGCACAGCAATGTCCATTCGTGGCGGAGGAAGTACCCCTGCCGCTACTGTGAGAAGGTGTTTGCCCTGGCTGAGTACCGCACCAAGCACGAGGTGTGGCACACCGGGGAGCGCAG GTACCAGTGCATCTTCTGCTGGGAAACCTTTGTCACCTATTATAACCTGAAGACCCACCAGCGAGCCTTCCATGGCATTAGCCCCGGCCTCCTAGCCAGTGAGAAGACACCCAATGGAGGCTACAAGCCCAAGCTTAATACCCTCAAGCTGTACCGCCTGCTCCCCATGCGGGCAGCCAAGCGGCCATACAAGACCTACAGTCAGGGAGCCCCTGAGGCCCCTCCTTCTCCAAGCCTCCACACACCGATCCCTGCAGCAATGCCAGCCAGCCCCCCACTCCTGCCCCCACCTGCCCCAGAGCCTGGCCCTCCCCCCTCTGTCATCACCTTTGCTCACCCAGCTCCCTCTGTCATTGTCCATGGGAGCAGTAGCAGTGGTGGAGCCGGGGGTGGGCCAGCCAGCACAGGAGGGTCCCAAGCTGCCTCAGTCATCACTTATACGACTCCCCCAAGACCCCCCAAGAAACGAGAGTACCCACCTCCTCCCCCTGAGCCTGCAGCAACACCCACCAGCCCAGCCACAGCTGCAGGGCCAGGCTCAGCCACTGAGGAGGCCAAGGGCCGGAATCTGCGGGCTGGGAGGACTCTGACTTACACAGCCAAACCCGTGGGTGGGGTTAGTGGGAGTGGGGGTTCCCCCACAGGGACAGGCCGAGGCTCCTCTCAGCTTCAGGCTCCACCTCCACTGTGTCAGATCACTGTGCGAATTGGGGAGGAAGCCATTGTCAAGCGTCGCATCTCAGAAACTGACCTGCGTCCTGGAGAGCTGAGTGGAGAAGATGTAGAGgagagtgaggaagaggaggaggacgaggacgaggaggaggaggatcaggaggaaTCCAAGGCTGGAGGGGAAGATCAGCTCTGGAGGCCCTACTATTCATACAAGCCTAAGCGCAAGGCTGGCGCTACTGTCGGTGGCCTCAGCGGGGTCAGCGGACTGCCCCGAGGAGGACGAAGACCACCACgctggaagcagaagctggaCCGAAGGGCCTGGGAGGAGACCCCATCAGTGGAGGCCCCAGGAGGACGAGCACGTGGTGACCGTAGGCACCGTTGCGGGGACTGTGCCCAGACCTTTGCCACcctgaggaagctgaggaagcACCAGGAAGCCCACAATGGGGGCTCCCACGGCTCCAGGACTGGGAGGAGGTCTTCCACCCGATTCACCTGCCCCCACTGTGCCAAGGTGTGCAAGACGGCAGCTGCCCTGAACCGACATGGGCAGAGGCATGCTGTGGAGCGACCTGGGGGCACTCCCACACCTGTCATTGCCTACTCCAAAGGCAGCATTGGCACCAGGCCCACTGAGATCAAGGAGGAGGCCCCCCAAGAGATGCAAGTGTCTTCCTCAAGTGGGGAGGCTggcagtgctgctgctgctgctgcagccccTGAAACTGCCTCGCTCCAAGACCCTGTCATCTCTGGGGGTGAGGAGCCCCCCGTAGCAGGTGGGGGCAACTATGTGTACCCACCTGTGCAGGAATTTCCCCTGGCCCTGATAGGAGGCAGCCGGGAGCCCTGTGGTGGCAGAGGAAAACCTGGGAATGAGGGGCCAGTGGGAGCTTCTGAGGGAGACCGGGTGGAGGGGCTGGGGACTGCCAGAGTCACCTTCTACCCTGAACCGTACCCACTTGTCTATGGCCCCCAGCTCCTTGCTGCCTACCCTTACAACTTCAGCAACTTGGCTGCTCTCCCAGTTGCTCTCAACATGGTCCTACCTGATGAGAAGGGGGGTggagcccttcccttcctgccaggGGTCTTTGGCTACGCAGTGAATCCTCAAGCAGCACCCCTTACTCCACCAACTCcacctcccccaactcttcctctGCCAGTTCCCCCTAAGGGAATAGGGGAACCGGCAGGGGTTGAGAGAACCCAAAAGGGAGATGTGGGGTGA